In Nomia melanderi isolate GNS246 chromosome 4, iyNomMela1, whole genome shotgun sequence, the following are encoded in one genomic region:
- the ND-51 gene encoding NADH dehydrogenase (ubiquinone) 51 kDa subunit, translated as MAGAIVRCFQVPRRQLGLLGPALANQQQRTLADAAPEGKKKGGPLADQDRIFTNLYGRHDWRLKGALKRGDWYKTKEIIDKGADWIINEIKVSGLRGRGGAGFPSGMKWSFMNKPSDGRPKYLVVNGDEGEPGTCKDREILRHDPHKLVEGCLIAGRAMGACAAYIYIRGEFYNEASNMQVAIAEAYQAGLIGKNACGSGYDFDIFVQRGAGAYICGEETALIESIEGKQGKPRLKPPFPADVGLFGCPTTVTNVETVAVAPTICRRGGAWFASFGRVRNHGTKLFNISGHVNKPCTVEEEMSIPLKELLERHAGGVIGGWDNLLGVIPGGSSTPVIPKSVCDTVLLDFDDLVRVQSSFGTAAVIVMNKQTDIIKGITRLLSFYKHESCGQCTPCREGVSWMHKILQRFVEGKAEEHEIDMLWELTKQIELHTICALADGAAWPVQGLIRHFRPEIEARIRQRKQSAAAAN; from the exons ATGGCTGGTGCCATAGTGCGTTGTTTTCAGGTTCCGAGGAGACAATTGG GTCTCCTTGGACCTGCTTTAGCCAACCAGCAGCAGAGAACGTTAGCCGATGCCGCGCCAGAAGGGAAG AAAAAAGGTGGCCCACTGGCTGACCAGGACCGTATCTTCACCAACTTGTACGGCAGACATGACTGGAGATTAAAGGGTGCTCTAAAGAGAGGGGATTGGTACAAAACCAAAGAAATTATAGACAAGGGTGCAGATTGGATCATCAATGAGATAAAGGTTTCTGGGTTGAGAGGCAGAGGAGGTGCTGGTTTCCCATCTGGCATGAAGTGGTCTTTCATGAATAAGCCATCAGACGGAAGACCAAAGTATCTAGTAGTTAATGGAGATGAAGGAGAACCCGGTACCTGCAAGGATCGTGAAATTTTACGTCATGATCCCCATAAGCTTGTCGAAGGTTGCCTCATTGCTGGTCGTGCAATGGGAGCTTGTGCTGCATATATCTACATTCGTGGTGAATTTTACAATGAGGCATCTAACATGCAAGTGGCCATTGCAGAAGCTTATCAAGCTGGTCTCATTGGCAAGAATGCCTGTGGGTCTGGTTATGATTTCGACATCTTTGTCCAACGTGGAGCTGGAGCATATATTTGCGGGGAAGAGACAGCTCTAATAGAGTCTATCGAGGGAAAACAGGGAAAGCCTAGATTAAAGCCACCTTTCCCAGCTGATGTTGGCTTGTTCGGATGTCCTACAACTGTTACTAATGTTGAAACAGTTGCTGTGGCTCCT ACTATTTGCCGGCGAGGTGGAGCTTGGTTCGCGTCATTCGGTCGTGTACGTAACCACGGTACGAAATTGTTCAACATTTCGGGCCACGTAAACAAACCATGCACGGTAGAAGAAGAAATGTCCATTCCTTTGAAAGAACTACTCGAAAGGCACGCTGGCGGGGTAATCGGTGGATGGGACAACTTGCTTGGTGTGATCCCTGGTGGATCATCCACTCCTGTCATTCCGAAAAG CGTTTGCGACACAGTATTATTGGACTTTGACGATCTCGTGAGAGTTCAGAGCTCGTTCGGTACAGCAGCTGTGATCGTGATGAACAAACAGACGGACATCATCAAAGGTATCACGCGTCTACTCAGTTTTTACAAGCACGAATCCTGCGGGCAGTGTACACCGTGCCGCGAAGGCGTCAGCTGGATGCACAAAATCTTGCAAAG ATTCGTGGAGGGGAAAGCCGAGGAGCACGAGATCGACATGTTGTGGGAGTTAACCAAACAAATTGAACTGCACACTATCTGTGCTTTAGCAGACGGCGCCGCGTGGCCTGTGCAGGGTCTGATCAGGCATTTCCGACCAGAAATAGAAGCGCGCATTAGACAGCGCAAACAAAGCGCTGCCGCTGCTAATTGA